In Acidobacteriota bacterium, one genomic interval encodes:
- a CDS encoding translocation/assembly module TamB domain-containing protein, which translates to MRGRKRRFVWRLSKRASALLIAGVAAALVSVLSIDLGPGLRGLAEREGSKRLDRALHIGGLSVRLLTGQLVIDDLRIAGLTPEDEPFFTADRITVGVPWWSIVTGELVVQDVSMRDWAMTIETFPGGRHNFPKISIPKSDGPKRFVTTLRQFTGTGGRVHFTDHGTPWSVDVRNLDVSIAKSDRYRGTARAHDGEIRIMGFEPMWMHMQSEFIVDGPRLTMSRIDLQADGSVSQVHGEVNLANWPEQVYDIERSTIDFERMRALFFAGHDFVLTGTGQFAGRFRLAKDFRELTGRFQSPRAHLTSFDFDDVRGSLLWERDRFEVIESQMGFEGGRLDINYSYAPLGAPTPAHQRLDARYRGVDVERVSRTIGLAGMQVAGRADGRHLLDFPSGRFDLRTGDGEIVIAAPEGQRMQGRELIDLGAPEPPAPDSLDRDAPLGRVPMTAELRYAYEGARIDVSRSFAATEETYVEFTGRTESGDASDFDFHVTSRDWQESDKLLVGIMTAAGSPTRPVLVGGSGVFDGRMTGRIRSPRIDGQFSGRDLRAWDVTWGTAKTALTVEDSYVDIADAEIEKDGARMRVAGRFSLGFPRRDGGEEIRARIQMVDWPLRDLRHAFVLDEYPVEGPLSGDFQLQGDYTGPLGFGRLRLDNGVAYDEPFDTATSALRFDGRGVFLDDIVIAKKGGHVNGSAYVAWAGTYQFKVEGRDIPVSSVYALTWEGVPLTGALRLVAEGNATFQAPRYDVRAAIDDLYVADEGIGQVTAQLSIRDRQMYIDALEMASSRLAVSGTGRMPFDDDADSDITLTFVNTSLDPYIRVYSPTFSPFTSMVGSGQLRFVGPFNDSSRLRGDLRIDALALRLIDYQLRNDEPLRLALGRDRLQIDRMRLVGDGTRLDVVGDVDFGTERVSIRMIGDANLGLLQGALTDVRASGAAEVSAEISGSWRSPVVGGSALISDGRLRYAGMPHSLEAINGTVRFDTGGASLEGVTARLGGGPVRFAGRVAFAGLTPSEFNVSATGYEMRIRYPEGFRSIVDAELALRGPIADPTLSGTVRVRDAVLTRTFDTSGTGVFGLAAGGLTTTAGAAEESSYPLRFDLRVEAPSTLRIENNTTRLVSSADLTLRGTYDRPQLFGRAEVERGEVFFEGKRYNVRRGVIDFSNPTRIEPFFDIEAETRAQVPGQIYIVTFRVSGTPDRFVFDLSSDPPLNAVDITALLFGDVRDPVNAELRALRAPNQTEQDLIAARAARLLASPISQNVGRVAQQALGVDSVQITPSLVNIGQQSSRLNPGARLTIGKRISDRIYLTFAQLLTSEQRDQLILLEFTQNDRLSWIVSQNEDDTYAIDVRVRHIF; encoded by the coding sequence GTGCGCGGACGCAAGCGTCGCTTCGTGTGGCGCCTCAGCAAGCGTGCGTCGGCGCTCCTCATCGCCGGCGTCGCCGCCGCGCTCGTCTCCGTACTCTCGATCGATCTCGGTCCCGGCCTGCGTGGACTCGCCGAACGCGAAGGCAGCAAGCGGCTCGACAGGGCGCTGCACATCGGCGGTCTTTCGGTGCGCCTCCTCACGGGCCAGTTGGTCATCGACGACCTGCGCATCGCCGGCCTGACGCCGGAGGACGAACCCTTCTTCACCGCCGACCGCATCACCGTCGGCGTGCCGTGGTGGTCGATCGTCACGGGTGAGCTCGTGGTCCAGGACGTGTCGATGCGCGACTGGGCGATGACGATCGAGACGTTCCCCGGCGGGCGTCACAACTTCCCGAAGATCTCGATCCCGAAGTCCGACGGCCCGAAGCGGTTCGTCACCACGCTGCGGCAGTTCACCGGTACGGGGGGCCGCGTCCACTTCACCGACCACGGCACGCCGTGGAGCGTCGACGTACGCAATCTCGACGTCTCGATCGCGAAGAGCGACCGCTATCGCGGCACCGCGCGCGCGCACGACGGCGAGATCCGCATCATGGGCTTCGAGCCGATGTGGATGCACATGCAGTCGGAGTTCATCGTCGACGGCCCGCGCCTGACGATGTCGCGCATAGATCTCCAGGCCGACGGCTCCGTCTCGCAGGTCCACGGCGAGGTCAACCTCGCCAACTGGCCGGAGCAGGTGTACGACATCGAGCGATCCACCATCGACTTCGAGCGCATGCGCGCGCTGTTCTTCGCCGGCCACGACTTCGTGCTCACCGGCACCGGGCAGTTCGCCGGCCGCTTCAGACTCGCGAAGGACTTCCGCGAACTCACCGGCCGCTTCCAGAGCCCGCGCGCACACCTCACCTCGTTCGACTTCGACGATGTGCGCGGCTCGCTGCTGTGGGAACGCGACAGGTTCGAAGTGATCGAGTCGCAGATGGGATTCGAGGGCGGCCGGCTCGACATCAACTACTCGTACGCGCCGCTCGGGGCACCGACGCCCGCGCACCAGCGCCTCGACGCGCGCTATCGCGGCGTTGACGTCGAGCGTGTGTCACGCACCATCGGGCTCGCCGGCATGCAGGTGGCAGGGCGTGCCGACGGACGGCACCTGCTGGACTTCCCGTCGGGCCGTTTCGATCTGCGGACCGGCGACGGCGAGATCGTGATCGCCGCGCCCGAGGGCCAGCGCATGCAGGGGCGCGAGCTGATCGATCTCGGCGCCCCGGAACCGCCGGCTCCCGATTCGCTCGACAGGGACGCCCCTCTCGGGCGCGTGCCGATGACCGCCGAGCTGCGGTACGCGTACGAGGGCGCGCGCATCGACGTGAGCCGGAGTTTTGCCGCGACCGAGGAGACGTACGTCGAGTTCACGGGGCGGACCGAGTCGGGCGATGCGTCGGACTTCGACTTCCACGTGACCAGCCGCGACTGGCAGGAGAGCGACAAGCTGCTCGTGGGCATCATGACGGCGGCGGGATCGCCCACGCGGCCGGTACTGGTCGGCGGCTCCGGCGTGTTCGACGGCAGGATGACGGGCCGCATCAGGTCGCCGCGCATCGACGGGCAGTTCAGCGGGCGCGACCTGCGTGCCTGGGACGTCACGTGGGGTACCGCGAAGACCGCGCTCACCGTGGAGGACAGCTACGTCGACATCGCGGACGCGGAGATCGAGAAGGACGGGGCACGCATGCGCGTGGCGGGCCGCTTCTCGCTCGGGTTCCCACGGCGCGACGGCGGCGAGGAGATCCGCGCGCGCATCCAGATGGTGGACTGGCCGCTGCGCGATCTGCGTCACGCCTTCGTGCTCGACGAGTATCCCGTCGAAGGGCCGTTGTCGGGCGACTTCCAGTTGCAGGGCGACTACACCGGCCCGCTCGGCTTCGGGCGGCTCCGCCTCGACAACGGTGTTGCGTACGACGAGCCCTTCGACACGGCCACGTCGGCGCTGCGCTTCGATGGACGTGGCGTCTTCCTCGACGACATCGTGATCGCCAAGAAGGGCGGACACGTGAACGGGTCGGCCTACGTCGCGTGGGCAGGCACCTACCAGTTCAAGGTGGAGGGGCGCGACATCCCCGTGTCGAGCGTGTACGCGCTCACGTGGGAAGGCGTGCCGCTCACCGGCGCGCTGCGTCTCGTGGCCGAGGGCAACGCGACGTTCCAGGCTCCTCGCTACGACGTGCGTGCGGCCATCGACGATCTCTACGTCGCCGACGAGGGCATCGGACAGGTGACGGCGCAGCTCTCCATCCGCGACCGGCAGATGTACATCGATGCGCTGGAGATGGCCTCGTCGCGCCTCGCCGTCTCCGGCACGGGTCGCATGCCGTTCGACGATGACGCGGACAGCGACATCACGCTGACGTTCGTCAACACCTCGCTCGATCCGTACATCCGCGTCTACAGCCCCACCTTCTCGCCTTTCACGTCGATGGTCGGCTCGGGTCAGCTCCGCTTCGTCGGCCCGTTCAACGATTCGTCGCGCCTCAGGGGCGACCTTCGCATCGACGCGCTCGCGTTGCGCCTGATCGACTATCAGCTCCGCAACGACGAACCGCTGCGACTCGCGCTCGGACGGGATCGCCTGCAGATCGATCGCATGCGTCTGGTGGGCGACGGCACGCGTCTCGACGTGGTGGGCGACGTCGATTTCGGCACCGAGCGCGTCAGCATCAGGATGATCGGCGACGCGAACCTCGGTCTCCTGCAGGGTGCACTGACCGACGTGCGTGCGTCTGGCGCGGCGGAGGTCTCGGCCGAGATCAGCGGATCCTGGCGGTCGCCCGTCGTCGGCGGCAGCGCGCTGATCTCGGATGGCCGCCTGCGGTACGCGGGCATGCCGCACTCGCTCGAAGCGATCAACGGCACCGTGCGCTTCGACACGGGCGGCGCGTCGCTCGAAGGCGTCACTGCGCGACTCGGCGGCGGCCCCGTGCGCTTCGCCGGCCGCGTCGCCTTCGCCGGCCTCACGCCGAGCGAGTTCAACGTGTCGGCCACCGGTTACGAGATGCGAATCCGCTACCCGGAAGGCTTCCGCTCGATCGTCGACGCAGAGCTCGCGCTCCGCGGCCCCATCGCCGATCCGACGCTGAGCGGTACCGTGCGCGTGCGCGACGCGGTGCTGACGCGGACGTTCGACACCAGCGGGACCGGCGTGTTCGGCCTGGCGGCCGGCGGGCTCACGACCACCGCGGGTGCGGCGGAGGAGTCGAGCTACCCGCTGCGGTTCGACCTGCGCGTCGAAGCGCCGTCCACGCTGCGTATCGAGAACAACACGACTCGCCTCGTCTCGAGTGCCGATCTGACGCTGCGCGGCACGTACGACAGGCCGCAGCTCTTCGGCCGTGCCGAGGTCGAGCGCGGCGAAGTGTTCTTCGAGGGCAAGCGCTACAACGTGCGGCGTGGCGTGATCGACTTCTCGAACCCGACGCGCATCGAACCCTTCTTCGACATCGAGGCCGAAACGCGCGCACAGGTGCCCGGCCAGATCTACATCGTCACGTTTCGCGTGTCGGGCACGCCCGATCGCTTCGTCTTCGATCTCTCGTCGGACCCGCCGCTCAACGCGGTGGACATCACGGCGCTCCTGTTCGGCGACGTGCGCGATCCCGTGAACGCCGAACTGCGTGCGCTGCGCGCGCCGAACCAGACCGAGCAGGATCTGATCGCCGCACGGGCCGCGCGTCTGCTCGCAAGCCCGATTTCGCAGAACGTCGGGCGCGTGGCGCAGCAGGCGCTCGGCGTGGACTCGGTGCAGATCACGCCGTCGCTCGTCAACATCGGCCAGCAGTCGTCGCGCCTCAATCCTGGCGCCCGCCTCACGATCGGCAAGCGGATCAGCGACAGGATCTACCTGACCTTCGCGCAGTTGCTCACGTCCGAGCAGCGCGACCAGCTCATCCTCCTCGAGTTCACGCAGAACGATCGCCTGTCGTGGATCGTGTCGCAGAACGAGGACGACACGTACGCCATCGACGTGCGCGTCCGCCACATCTTCTGA
- a CDS encoding BamA/TamA family outer membrane protein: MRLAVAACLIVIAAASGASARQPAPSPPAADVRGQTVTGLVIVLDGVPTTDRGLAQLLDVAIGRPLDPAQVRSSIEHFVHMRRFATVDVYAEPTGTGVLVRVELASVQRIGEVRVDGALRQFGGDIVRAVRERLGSSALASDAGQAVGVANDVLGSHGFLRPQTETRIETTKRRDVVTLVLTGDPGPRWHVGQVTVTGVPQADRSVTVAALDIRPGMPYDRDSIDRHIERYTHRLREAGYYEAVVRTTPVPGQDETSIDMTVDVARGPLVSLSFEGDSLPPRVRRELVPIQAEASVDEDLLEDSRNRIVTWLQERGYWRARVSYTRRQTDNRQPATGNRPPEADGDRQPATGNRQPDGDGGRQPATGNGQPEGLPGTGRSEQADDRLEVVYSIARGRLYRVRSVQIGGARTASEAMLRQRVSLPIGQPFVPSALATGITAITQHYHDNGYPAVRVEQALVDVSEPSLSPDVDGLLDVRLRVDEGARATLSSVAFEAAAAMDESVLRSVLTVAPGQPFSSAAVVASREAVLRRYLDEGFRHAQIEARLDAGDTPGAIAVTFVLTEGRQTIVDRILVVGHVRTSEDTIRRELRIASGQPYGLGRVFESQRRLTALGLFRSVRITDVGQDGHAERDVVVTVEEAPVTTLGYGAGLQGGQRLRTVADTGAVDETFEFAARGFLEAGRRNLWGKNRTLGLFLRASVRPRDYPGDPDRDGSGLALNEYRVLGTWREPRAFGDSANLDVTTFVEQAIRSSFSFRRQQARVDWSRLLGEHTTFVARYGIGRTELFDARVAPEDQLNVDRLFPQVRISSVTSSVIRDTRDDPLDPGRGTFVAVDGELAGRSIGSEVGFNKTLLQGFIYRRLPGALRVVVAGGARLGLARGLPRELARIGDDGQPLFGPDGVALVDVVTDLPAAERFFAGGDNTVRGFAQDRLGEPATLDRNGLPTGGNALLIFNSEVRVPVWRGLVAAGFIDAGNVFQRVSNLDLARIRGAAGVGVRYLSPIGPIRVDLGFKLSPMTFANGMKESRTALHITVGQAF; the protein is encoded by the coding sequence ATGCGCCTCGCCGTTGCCGCCTGCCTGATCGTCATCGCCGCCGCGAGCGGAGCCTCCGCCCGGCAGCCGGCACCCTCGCCGCCGGCCGCCGACGTGCGCGGACAGACGGTGACGGGCCTCGTGATCGTGCTCGACGGCGTGCCGACGACCGACAGGGGGCTCGCGCAACTGCTCGACGTTGCCATCGGCCGGCCGCTCGACCCGGCGCAGGTCAGGTCGTCGATCGAGCACTTCGTCCACATGCGGCGCTTCGCCACGGTCGACGTCTACGCCGAGCCGACGGGTACCGGCGTCCTCGTGCGAGTCGAGCTGGCGTCCGTGCAGCGCATCGGAGAGGTGCGTGTGGACGGCGCGTTGCGGCAGTTCGGCGGCGACATCGTGCGCGCCGTGCGCGAGCGGCTCGGGTCGTCGGCGCTGGCCTCCGACGCCGGGCAGGCCGTTGGTGTGGCCAACGACGTACTCGGTTCGCACGGCTTCCTGCGCCCGCAGACCGAGACGCGCATCGAGACCACGAAACGCCGCGACGTGGTCACGCTGGTGCTGACCGGCGATCCCGGCCCGCGGTGGCACGTGGGACAGGTGACGGTGACTGGCGTGCCACAGGCCGATCGCTCCGTGACCGTTGCTGCGCTCGATATCCGCCCGGGTATGCCGTACGACAGGGACAGCATCGATCGCCATATCGAGCGGTACACGCATCGCCTGCGCGAGGCGGGCTACTACGAGGCCGTGGTGCGGACCACGCCCGTCCCCGGTCAGGACGAGACGTCCATCGACATGACCGTGGACGTGGCGCGCGGCCCGCTCGTCTCGCTCTCGTTCGAGGGCGACTCGCTTCCGCCGCGCGTGCGTCGGGAGCTCGTGCCGATCCAGGCCGAAGCGAGTGTGGACGAGGACCTGCTCGAGGATTCGCGTAACCGCATCGTGACATGGTTGCAGGAGCGCGGCTACTGGCGTGCGCGCGTGTCGTATACGCGGAGACAGACCGACAACCGGCAACCGGCAACCGGCAACCGGCCACCGGAGGCGGATGGTGACCGGCAACCGGCAACCGGCAACCGGCAACCGGACGGAGATGGCGGTCGGCAACCGGCAACGGGCAACGGGCAACCGGAGGGACTGCCGGGCACAGGGCGATCGGAGCAGGCGGACGATCGCCTCGAGGTCGTGTACTCGATCGCGCGCGGGCGGCTGTATCGCGTGCGGTCGGTGCAGATCGGCGGTGCCCGGACAGCCTCCGAGGCGATGCTGCGCCAACGCGTGTCGCTGCCGATCGGACAGCCGTTCGTACCGTCCGCACTGGCGACCGGCATCACGGCCATCACGCAGCACTATCACGACAACGGCTACCCTGCCGTGCGAGTGGAGCAGGCGCTGGTCGACGTGAGCGAACCGTCGCTCTCGCCGGACGTCGATGGGTTGCTGGACGTCAGGCTGCGTGTCGACGAGGGCGCGCGGGCGACATTGTCGTCGGTGGCCTTCGAGGCCGCGGCGGCGATGGACGAGTCGGTGCTGCGGTCGGTGCTGACGGTCGCGCCGGGACAACCGTTCTCCTCGGCGGCCGTCGTGGCGAGCCGCGAGGCGGTGCTGCGCCGCTATCTCGACGAGGGCTTCCGCCACGCGCAGATCGAGGCCAGGCTCGACGCCGGGGACACGCCCGGTGCGATCGCCGTCACGTTCGTGCTCACCGAAGGCCGGCAGACGATCGTCGATCGCATTCTCGTGGTCGGACACGTCCGCACGAGCGAGGACACGATTCGCCGCGAGTTGCGCATCGCGAGTGGGCAGCCGTATGGCCTCGGCCGCGTGTTCGAGAGCCAGCGGCGCCTCACCGCGCTGGGCCTGTTTCGCAGCGTGCGGATCACGGACGTCGGCCAGGACGGGCACGCGGAGCGCGACGTGGTGGTGACCGTCGAAGAGGCGCCTGTCACCACGCTCGGGTACGGTGCGGGTCTCCAGGGGGGCCAGCGGCTGCGGACCGTGGCCGACACCGGTGCGGTGGACGAGACCTTCGAGTTCGCGGCGCGCGGGTTCCTCGAGGCCGGCCGGCGCAACCTGTGGGGCAAGAACCGCACGCTCGGGCTCTTCCTCCGCGCCAGCGTCAGGCCGCGTGACTATCCCGGCGACCCCGACCGCGACGGCTCCGGGCTCGCGTTGAACGAGTACCGCGTGCTCGGCACGTGGCGCGAGCCGCGCGCGTTCGGCGACAGCGCCAACCTCGACGTCACCACGTTCGTGGAGCAGGCGATCCGATCGAGCTTCAGCTTCAGGCGCCAGCAGGCGCGCGTGGACTGGTCGCGCCTGCTGGGCGAGCACACCACGTTCGTCGCGCGCTACGGCATCGGCCGCACGGAGTTGTTCGACGCGCGCGTCGCGCCGGAGGATCAGCTCAACGTCGACCGGCTGTTTCCACAAGTGCGGATTTCGTCGGTGACCAGTTCCGTGATCCGCGACACGCGTGACGATCCGCTCGACCCCGGACGCGGGACGTTCGTGGCCGTGGATGGCGAGCTCGCGGGGCGTTCGATCGGATCCGAAGTCGGCTTCAACAAGACGCTGCTCCAGGGATTCATCTACCGTCGTCTTCCCGGAGCGCTGCGCGTGGTGGTGGCCGGCGGCGCGCGGCTCGGACTCGCCCGCGGCCTGCCGCGTGAACTCGCGCGCATCGGCGACGATGGCCAGCCGCTGTTCGGGCCTGACGGCGTGGCGCTCGTCGACGTGGTCACGGATCTGCCGGCCGCCGAGCGCTTCTTCGCGGGTGGCGACAACACCGTGCGCGGTTTCGCGCAGGATCGGCTCGGGGAGCCAGCCACGCTCGATCGCAATGGGTTGCCTACGGGGGGCAACGCGCTGCTGATCTTCAACAGCGAAGTGCGGGTGCCCGTGTGGCGGGGGCTCGTCGCGGCGGGCTTCATCGACGCGGGCAACGTCTTCCAGCGTGTCTCGAACCTGGATCTGGCCCGCATCCGCGGCGCGGCCGGCGTCGGCGTGCGCTACCTCTCCCCGATCGGTCCCATCCGCGTCGACCTGGGCTTCAAGTTGTCGCCCATGACCTTCGCCAACGGCATGAAGGAGAGCCGCACGGCGCTTCACATCACCGTGGGCCAGGCGTTCTAG